One Mycobacteroides abscessus ATCC 19977 genomic window carries:
- a CDS encoding class I SAM-dependent methyltransferase, giving the protein MRVDGDTWDITSSVGATALGVAAARATETLRADALIRDPFAQILVDATGKATGWERLVAGDIDWPDPEAGRIYDRMVDYQATRTHFFDEYFLAAAAAGIRQVVILASGLDSRAYRLDWPAGTTVYEIDQPQVLKFKDSALAAHQPTAQRRGVAIDLREDWPAALRAAGFDSAQPTAWLAEGLLPYLPADAQDNLFRDIGVLSAAGSRVAVEGYEGKLVLDESEEEAVRREQVRAAFKTAIDVDVTIENLIYEDENRADPAEWLDAHGWSVTKTDAHDEMARLGRPVAEDVERGTFRGQLIQGELR; this is encoded by the coding sequence ATGCGCGTCGACGGGGACACCTGGGACATCACCTCAAGCGTGGGCGCCACGGCTCTCGGAGTGGCGGCCGCCCGGGCCACCGAGACGCTGCGTGCCGACGCGCTGATCCGCGATCCGTTCGCGCAGATACTCGTCGACGCGACGGGGAAGGCGACGGGTTGGGAACGCTTGGTCGCCGGCGATATCGACTGGCCCGACCCCGAGGCCGGACGGATATACGACCGAATGGTGGACTATCAGGCCACCCGTACGCACTTCTTCGACGAGTACTTCCTGGCCGCAGCGGCGGCGGGTATCCGGCAGGTGGTGATCCTGGCGTCCGGCCTCGATTCCCGGGCATACCGGCTCGACTGGCCCGCCGGTACCACCGTTTACGAGATCGATCAGCCGCAGGTTCTGAAGTTCAAGGATTCCGCTCTGGCCGCGCACCAGCCGACGGCACAGCGGCGCGGCGTGGCCATCGATCTGCGCGAGGACTGGCCTGCCGCCTTGCGTGCGGCGGGCTTCGATTCGGCGCAACCGACCGCGTGGCTTGCCGAGGGCCTGTTGCCCTACCTGCCCGCAGACGCTCAGGACAATCTGTTCCGCGACATCGGTGTGCTGAGCGCCGCCGGCAGCCGTGTCGCCGTAGAGGGATATGAGGGCAAGCTGGTCCTGGACGAGAGCGAGGAGGAAGCGGTCCGCCGGGAACAGGTGCGCGCCGCCTTCAAGACGGCGATAGACGTCGACGTCACGATCGAGAATCTGATCTACGAGGACGAAAACCGGGCCGATCCCGCGGAATGGCTTGATGCGCACGGATGGTCGGTGACCAAGACCGACGCGCACGATGAGATGGCACGGTTGGGTAGGCCCGTCGCCGAAGATGTCGAGCGCGGAACGTTCCGCGGCCAGCTGATCCAGGGAGAGCTCCGATGA
- a CDS encoding alpha/beta fold hydrolase, producing the protein MTRWLLLRGLSREKRHREQFPQIREHTILAQTANNPDLDLDALARRWAQYLQSQRPSSAGVVRQIAAAVTFRMPRHIDTPLLILTALRDRIVSSSASHAIATRYGGPIAVHPTAGHDIPLDDGARIAEQVKQWIG; encoded by the coding sequence ATGACGCGGTGGCTGCTGCTGCGCGGCCTGAGCCGCGAGAAGCGCCACCGGGAGCAATTCCCGCAGATCCGTGAGCATACGATCCTGGCCCAGACGGCCAACAACCCCGATCTCGACCTCGACGCACTTGCCAGGCGCTGGGCGCAATACCTGCAGTCCCAACGCCCGTCGAGTGCAGGCGTTGTCCGGCAGATAGCCGCCGCCGTCACCTTTCGGATGCCCCGGCACATCGATACCCCGTTACTGATACTGACCGCGCTGCGGGACAGGATCGTGAGTTCGTCCGCATCACACGCCATCGCCACCAGGTACGGCGGCCCCATCGCCGTGCACCCCACCGCCGGCCACGATATCCCCCTCGATGACGGCGCACGGATCGCCGAGCAGGTCAAGCAATGGATCGGCTAA
- a CDS encoding DUF427 domain-containing protein gives MSIPDRPHLVPGPDHPIGISPSNTRVVVTAGDDTVADSTRALRLQEASYPAVHYLPPDSVNWDVLQRTDTHTYCPYKGEASYYSVRTPEGTVEDAAWTYEDPFPEVAPIARYLAFYPDRVTVTAE, from the coding sequence ATGTCCATCCCCGACAGGCCGCATTTGGTTCCTGGCCCGGACCATCCCATCGGCATTTCACCGTCGAACACACGCGTCGTTGTGACCGCGGGCGACGACACCGTCGCCGACTCCACCCGCGCGCTGCGGCTACAAGAGGCCAGCTATCCCGCCGTGCACTATCTCCCGCCCGACTCCGTGAATTGGGATGTGCTGCAACGCACCGATACCCATACCTACTGCCCATACAAGGGCGAGGCCTCCTACTACTCGGTGCGCACACCCGAGGGAACGGTCGAGGACGCCGCCTGGACATACGAGGATCCGTTCCCGGAGGTCGCCCCGATCGCGCGGTATCTCGCGTTCTACCCGGACCGGGTCACCGTCACCGCAGAGTGA
- a CDS encoding SDR family oxidoreductase: protein MPGVQDRVIVVTGAGGGLGREYALTLAGEGASVVVNDLGGARDGSGAGSAMADGVVDEIKAAGGRAVANYDSVATEEGAANIVKTALDEFGAIHGVVSNAGILRDGTFHKMTYDNWHAVQQVHLYGGYNITRAAWPHFREQGYGRIVVATSTSGLFGNFGQANYGAAKLGLVGLINTLALEGAKYNIHSNAIAPIAATRMTADIASEAVLEQLPPAFVSPVVGYLCTEESTDNGSVFVVGGGKVQRVALFENAGATFASPPTVDEVAARWGEIEDLATVTKAGPPSLA from the coding sequence ATGCCGGGAGTGCAAGACCGGGTAATTGTCGTGACCGGAGCCGGAGGAGGGCTGGGCCGCGAATACGCGCTGACTCTCGCCGGCGAAGGGGCCTCGGTGGTCGTCAACGATTTGGGCGGTGCCCGAGACGGATCCGGCGCCGGATCGGCAATGGCGGACGGTGTTGTCGACGAGATCAAGGCGGCCGGTGGCCGGGCTGTCGCCAACTATGACAGTGTCGCCACCGAAGAGGGCGCCGCCAACATCGTCAAGACCGCCCTTGACGAGTTCGGGGCCATTCACGGTGTGGTGAGCAACGCCGGCATCCTGCGCGACGGCACCTTCCATAAAATGACATACGACAATTGGCATGCGGTGCAACAGGTTCACCTCTACGGCGGATACAACATCACCCGTGCGGCATGGCCGCACTTCCGCGAGCAGGGATACGGCCGCATCGTGGTCGCCACCTCGACCAGCGGCCTGTTCGGTAACTTCGGCCAGGCCAACTACGGAGCCGCCAAGCTCGGCCTCGTGGGACTGATCAACACTCTCGCGCTGGAGGGGGCCAAGTACAACATCCACTCCAACGCGATCGCGCCGATCGCCGCGACCCGGATGACCGCCGACATCGCCTCCGAGGCCGTGCTGGAGCAGCTGCCACCGGCCTTCGTCTCGCCGGTCGTCGGTTACCTGTGCACGGAGGAAAGCACCGACAACGGATCCGTTTTCGTAGTGGGTGGCGGCAAGGTGCAGCGCGTGGCTCTCTTCGAGAACGCCGGCGCCACCTTTGCCTCGCCACCGACGGTCGACGAAGTTGCCGCGCGGTGGGGCGAGATCGAGGACCTCGCCACCGTCACCAAGGCCGGCCCTCCGTCGCTCGCATGA
- a CDS encoding TetR/AcrR family transcriptional regulator, giving the protein MDERKATGILNAAEQLFLQFGYRKVTIDEVARRAGVGKGTIYLYWPSKLELFGAVFTRDGVAMLTAAADALRADPREVLLSVSSRRTFIATMNNPLARAIVTGDQALLGDLLTTTPATGEMGLGKLGTTDLVLRLLYRHGLLRDDPEQDPMLAYRVAATTAGFYAVENTSAAGGFALESKADALADTVSSAFEPAEEPSLAVLEAARAEALTFYERWCHELSAVLNPSAKETAK; this is encoded by the coding sequence ATGGACGAGCGGAAGGCGACCGGTATTCTCAATGCCGCTGAACAGCTGTTTCTGCAGTTCGGATACCGAAAGGTGACCATCGACGAAGTGGCGCGTCGGGCCGGTGTGGGCAAGGGGACGATCTATCTCTACTGGCCGAGCAAGCTCGAGCTCTTCGGTGCCGTGTTCACCAGGGATGGCGTCGCCATGCTGACCGCGGCGGCCGACGCGTTGCGGGCGGACCCGCGCGAGGTGCTGCTGAGCGTGAGTAGCAGGCGGACTTTCATCGCGACCATGAACAATCCATTGGCCAGGGCAATCGTGACAGGAGACCAGGCGCTACTTGGTGATCTTTTGACCACCACCCCCGCTACCGGCGAAATGGGACTTGGCAAGCTTGGCACCACCGATCTGGTGTTGCGCCTGCTGTACCGGCACGGGTTGCTGCGTGATGACCCTGAACAGGACCCCATGCTGGCCTATCGGGTCGCCGCGACGACCGCTGGCTTCTATGCCGTTGAAAACACTAGCGCTGCTGGAGGGTTCGCTCTGGAAAGTAAGGCCGATGCTCTGGCAGACACGGTGAGCAGCGCCTTCGAGCCGGCCGAAGAGCCGAGCCTGGCGGTGCTTGAGGCCGCGCGTGCCGAGGCGTTGACGTTCTACGAACGCTGGTGTCACGAGCTTTCTGCCGTGCTCAACCCGTCTGCCAAGGAGACAGCGAAATGA
- a CDS encoding acyl-CoA dehydrogenase family protein has translation MATDAAPTNPDELFGIDALLSDEERAIRDSVRALVQARVVPNVQRWYEHGDLPVRKLALELGKIGVLGMHLHGYGCSGTSSLAYGLACMELEAGDSGIRSLVSVQGSLAMYAIYAYGSDAQKQKWLPRMATGEELGCFGLTEPDFGSNPGGMRTHARRDGSDWVLNGTKMWITNGSIADVAVIWAQTDEGVRGFLVSTDSAGFDAQTIHSKMSLRASVTAELNLVDVWVPEKNRLPLAVGLKAPLSCLNEARFGIIFGSMGAARECLRTALEYAQTREQFDRPIAGFQLTQEKLANMALEYGKGVLLALHLGRRKDADTLATPQVSLGKLNNVREAIEIARTARTILGANGISGEYPVMRHANNLESVLTYEGTSEMHTLVIGQALTGIAAFR, from the coding sequence ATGGCTACCGACGCTGCACCAACCAACCCCGACGAGTTGTTCGGTATCGATGCGCTGCTCAGCGACGAGGAGCGCGCGATCCGTGACAGCGTGCGCGCGCTGGTCCAGGCGCGCGTGGTACCCAATGTTCAGCGCTGGTACGAGCATGGTGATCTGCCGGTACGCAAGCTCGCGCTGGAGCTGGGCAAGATCGGTGTACTCGGGATGCATCTGCACGGATACGGATGTTCCGGAACGTCCTCTCTCGCATATGGACTGGCCTGCATGGAGCTGGAGGCCGGTGACTCGGGGATCCGCTCGTTGGTCAGTGTGCAGGGGTCGTTGGCGATGTATGCCATCTATGCCTATGGCAGTGATGCGCAGAAGCAGAAGTGGCTGCCCAGGATGGCAACGGGCGAAGAGCTGGGGTGTTTCGGTCTGACCGAGCCCGATTTCGGGTCCAACCCGGGCGGCATGCGCACGCACGCGCGCCGGGATGGCAGCGACTGGGTACTCAATGGGACCAAGATGTGGATTACCAACGGGTCGATCGCCGATGTCGCGGTCATCTGGGCGCAGACCGACGAGGGCGTCCGTGGTTTTCTCGTGTCGACCGATTCGGCGGGGTTCGATGCCCAGACCATCCATTCGAAGATGTCTTTGCGCGCATCCGTGACCGCCGAGCTCAACCTCGTTGATGTGTGGGTGCCGGAGAAGAACAGGCTGCCATTAGCCGTCGGGCTCAAGGCCCCGCTGTCGTGCCTCAACGAGGCGCGTTTTGGCATCATCTTCGGCTCGATGGGCGCCGCCCGTGAATGCTTGCGTACCGCACTGGAATACGCGCAGACCAGGGAGCAGTTCGATCGCCCGATCGCGGGCTTCCAGCTGACCCAAGAGAAACTGGCCAACATGGCGCTGGAATACGGCAAGGGAGTGCTACTGGCGCTGCATCTGGGGCGCCGCAAGGATGCCGACACTCTGGCGACCCCGCAGGTCAGCCTGGGCAAGCTCAACAATGTGCGCGAGGCCATCGAGATAGCCCGGACCGCCCGCACAATCCTTGGTGCGAACGGTATTTCGGGCGAGTACCCGGTGATGAGGCATGCCAACAACCTGGAATCGGTGCTGACCTACGAGGGCACCAGCGAGATGCACACACTGGTTATCGGCCAGGCGCTGACCGGGATTGCGGCGTTCCGCTAG
- a CDS encoding SAM-dependent methyltransferase — translation MTGTTTARSDDDSWDIASSVGATAVMVAAARAAETRSASPLIQDPFAQLLVERAGSGAWSVLASDGLRQQLAELDPDADRVMQYAVDYQAVRTRFFDGFFERAAHAGITQVVILAAGLDSRAYRLDWPAGTTVYEIDQPLVLQYKRHTLDAHDVRSACLRREVPVDLRQDWPAALQREGFDVAEPTAWLAEGLLMYLPTEAQDRLFELIVDQSAPGSRIAVEAVGPDNDKRQEFRSKMRAHFDRARKLAGMDGESLDVGSLMYHDENRTDVPQWLAGRGWTVRAIPAEVEMAEAGRPGYIEEDLRGNTLIEAELKG, via the coding sequence ATGACCGGCACGACCACCGCACGGTCCGATGACGACAGCTGGGACATCGCCAGCAGCGTGGGCGCCACGGCGGTCATGGTGGCGGCCGCCCGGGCGGCCGAAACCCGCAGTGCGTCACCGCTCATCCAGGACCCGTTCGCGCAACTTCTGGTCGAACGCGCGGGGTCCGGCGCCTGGTCGGTGCTTGCGAGTGACGGACTGCGGCAGCAGCTGGCAGAGCTTGACCCGGACGCAGATCGCGTCATGCAGTACGCGGTCGATTACCAGGCGGTCCGCACGAGATTCTTCGACGGTTTCTTCGAACGGGCGGCGCACGCCGGCATTACCCAGGTGGTGATACTGGCCGCCGGACTCGACTCCCGCGCCTATCGACTGGACTGGCCTGCCGGTACCACGGTGTACGAAATCGACCAGCCGCTTGTGTTGCAGTACAAGCGCCACACGCTGGACGCGCACGATGTGCGCTCCGCGTGCCTGCGCCGCGAGGTCCCCGTCGACCTGCGGCAGGACTGGCCCGCGGCACTGCAGCGGGAGGGATTTGACGTCGCCGAGCCGACAGCGTGGCTGGCCGAAGGTCTGCTCATGTACCTACCGACCGAGGCGCAGGATCGGCTCTTCGAGCTGATCGTGGACCAGAGCGCACCGGGCAGCAGGATTGCCGTCGAGGCAGTTGGGCCCGACAACGACAAGCGCCAAGAGTTCCGTAGCAAGATGCGTGCGCATTTCGACAGAGCTCGCAAACTGGCAGGGATGGACGGCGAGTCTCTCGATGTCGGATCGTTGATGTATCACGACGAGAACCGCACCGACGTTCCCCAGTGGCTCGCCGGCCGGGGATGGACGGTACGGGCGATACCAGCGGAGGTGGAGATGGCCGAGGCGGGCCGTCCCGGATACATCGAAGAGGATCTGCGTGGAAACACGCTGATCGAGGCCGAGCTCAAGGGCTGA
- a CDS encoding class I SAM-dependent methyltransferase, with translation MTTADGLHSGDPSPVHRRAFNDQVTRFWGRAARAYDWAPLQQWVYRPAQDEMLAQLRQHKSQRIVDIACGTGILATRIQDELEPEQVHGVDMSEGMLAQAKARSSLVNWQFAPAEKLPFDDGALDAVVSTSAFHFFDQPAALTEFHRVLTPGGFAAITTFTPDRTSAPILRRVFGDRIPASVPSKAEMRLMFETAGFEVTVQRPVHHPFTLPFIEFDRLTVGIKR, from the coding sequence ATGACGACTGCCGATGGTCTTCACTCAGGTGACCCATCCCCCGTCCATCGCCGGGCCTTCAACGACCAGGTCACGCGGTTCTGGGGCCGCGCCGCGCGAGCGTATGACTGGGCACCGCTACAGCAATGGGTGTACCGCCCCGCTCAGGACGAGATGCTTGCCCAGCTGCGCCAGCATAAGTCGCAGCGTATTGTCGACATCGCCTGTGGTACTGGAATATTGGCGACGCGCATTCAGGATGAACTCGAACCCGAGCAAGTGCACGGCGTCGACATGTCTGAAGGAATGCTCGCTCAGGCAAAGGCCCGTTCGTCGCTGGTCAATTGGCAGTTCGCGCCCGCCGAGAAGTTGCCGTTCGATGACGGTGCACTGGACGCGGTGGTGTCGACATCGGCGTTCCATTTCTTTGACCAACCCGCCGCCCTCACGGAGTTCCATCGCGTACTGACACCCGGCGGATTCGCAGCTATCACCACATTCACGCCGGACCGCACTTCCGCTCCGATCCTGCGCCGGGTGTTCGGCGACAGAATCCCCGCGAGCGTGCCGTCCAAGGCCGAAATGCGGCTGATGTTCGAAACCGCCGGGTTCGAGGTCACTGTGCAGCGACCCGTGCATCACCCCTTCACCCTTCCGTTCATCGAATTCGACCGACTCACGGTGGGTATCAAGCGATGA
- a CDS encoding aldehyde dehydrogenase family protein produces MTTEISTPADQHAASEPSRIPGIVRGLRETFATGRTREYQWRKAQLVGLERLFKENEAAIAKALNDDLGRSSAEAWIADVVGTVVEITYARKHLKRWMRRKRVRGLPMAQQPAKAYVQSEPYGTTLIIGAWNFPFYLTIGPLVGAVAAGNTVALKPSELAPACSALMAKLLPQYLDPHAVVVVEGDGYVTQELLAQGFDKAMFTGGTEIGKRILEGAAPHLTPVALELGGKSPVYVASDANIEVAARRIGYMKGLNSGQVCLAPDYVIADASIRDELVEKIKESWEQFQADREDKGLRVLNQRQFDRLVGYLAATEGQVAVGGASDAESLTIEPTIVVDPDADEPLMQEEIFGPILPIVTAETLDAAIDFINSRPKPLAAYAFTESKYTANRYAAEVPAGGMVINHLLYHAVIPKLPFGGVGASGMGAYHGKAGFDEFSHRKSTLYKSTALDLKLPYPPYTEKNLKLMQRLM; encoded by the coding sequence ATGACCACCGAGATCTCTACGCCCGCCGACCAACACGCTGCGTCCGAACCCTCGCGCATCCCGGGGATCGTGCGCGGTCTGCGGGAGACCTTCGCGACTGGCCGGACCCGCGAATACCAGTGGCGCAAGGCGCAGCTCGTAGGACTGGAGCGGCTTTTCAAAGAGAACGAAGCCGCCATCGCCAAGGCACTCAACGACGACCTGGGGCGGTCCAGCGCGGAGGCGTGGATCGCCGACGTGGTGGGAACCGTGGTCGAAATTACCTACGCCCGGAAACACCTGAAGCGATGGATGCGCCGGAAGCGAGTGCGGGGTCTACCGATGGCACAGCAACCCGCCAAGGCCTACGTGCAGTCCGAGCCCTATGGCACGACGCTGATCATCGGCGCATGGAACTTTCCCTTCTATCTCACGATTGGCCCACTGGTCGGTGCGGTTGCGGCCGGAAACACGGTGGCACTCAAGCCGTCTGAACTAGCGCCGGCGTGTTCCGCACTGATGGCAAAGCTGCTTCCGCAGTACCTTGACCCGCACGCCGTCGTCGTCGTCGAGGGCGACGGGTACGTCACCCAGGAACTGCTGGCCCAGGGCTTCGACAAGGCGATGTTCACCGGTGGCACCGAGATCGGTAAACGCATTCTGGAGGGCGCGGCTCCGCACCTCACACCGGTGGCGCTGGAGCTCGGTGGCAAGTCACCGGTCTACGTGGCTTCCGACGCCAACATTGAGGTGGCGGCCCGTCGTATCGGATACATGAAGGGCCTCAACTCCGGGCAGGTCTGCCTGGCACCCGACTACGTCATCGCGGACGCATCGATTCGTGATGAGCTGGTGGAGAAGATCAAGGAGTCGTGGGAACAGTTCCAGGCAGACCGGGAGGACAAGGGTCTGCGGGTGCTCAACCAGCGTCAGTTCGATCGGCTGGTCGGATACCTCGCGGCCACCGAGGGACAGGTGGCCGTCGGTGGTGCGTCGGATGCCGAGAGTCTGACCATCGAGCCGACCATCGTGGTGGATCCCGATGCCGACGAGCCGCTGATGCAAGAGGAGATCTTCGGCCCGATTCTGCCGATTGTCACCGCTGAAACACTGGATGCCGCAATTGATTTCATCAATTCGCGGCCGAAACCGTTGGCGGCCTACGCATTCACCGAATCCAAGTACACCGCTAATCGGTACGCTGCCGAGGTGCCGGCAGGTGGCATGGTGATCAACCACCTGCTCTACCACGCCGTCATCCCGAAGCTGCCGTTCGGTGGCGTCGGTGCCAGCGGTATGGGTGCCTACCACGGCAAGGCCGGGTTCGACGAGTTCAGTCACCGCAAGTCGACGCTGTACAAGTCGACCGCGCTGGATCTGAAGCTTCCGTACCCGCCGTACACGGAGAAGAACCTCAAACTTATGCAAAGGCTCATGTGA
- a CDS encoding KasA/KasB family beta-ketoacyl-ACP synthase, with amino-acid sequence MAKPSTANGGFPNIVVTGMAMTTSIAPDVEGTWKGLLNGESGIRVLDDDFVAQYDLPVKIGGHLKVRDFDKDMTKIELRRLSYVQRLAAILGRQVWEDAGAPEDIDLERLTVSVGTGLGGGEKLVEAYDEMRARGTKAVSPLTVQMFMPNGPAAVIGLERKARGGVITPVSACASGNEGIAHAWRQIAYGDADIAICGGIEAAIEAAPIAAFANMRIVMSTDNDNPAGASRPFDKNRTGFVFGEGGALMVIETEEHAKARGARIYARLLGAGITSDGFHVVAPHPDGIGAAKAMNRALETAGLDAKDIDHVNAHATATSVGDVAEGRAIHKSGLQHAAVYAPKGALGHSVGAVGAVEAVITVKSLQEGIIPPTLNYETPDPEIDLDIVSKEPRKGDYKYAVNNSFGFGGHNVAIALGKY; translated from the coding sequence ATGGCCAAACCATCTACCGCAAATGGTGGCTTTCCGAACATCGTCGTGACCGGCATGGCCATGACGACGTCGATCGCACCCGACGTCGAGGGCACCTGGAAGGGACTCCTCAACGGCGAAAGCGGCATCCGCGTACTCGACGACGACTTCGTCGCCCAGTACGACCTACCGGTGAAGATCGGCGGGCACCTCAAGGTCCGCGACTTCGACAAGGACATGACGAAGATCGAGCTTCGCCGCCTGTCCTATGTGCAGCGTCTGGCTGCGATCCTGGGCCGTCAGGTTTGGGAAGACGCCGGAGCCCCGGAAGACATCGATCTGGAGCGCCTGACGGTTTCGGTGGGCACCGGACTGGGCGGTGGCGAGAAGCTGGTCGAGGCGTACGACGAGATGCGCGCCCGGGGCACGAAGGCCGTTTCGCCTCTTACCGTTCAGATGTTCATGCCCAACGGACCTGCCGCCGTCATCGGCCTGGAACGCAAGGCGCGCGGTGGCGTCATCACCCCCGTCTCGGCGTGTGCCTCCGGTAACGAGGGCATAGCCCACGCCTGGCGGCAGATCGCTTACGGCGACGCCGATATCGCCATCTGCGGTGGTATCGAGGCAGCCATCGAGGCCGCGCCCATCGCCGCGTTCGCCAATATGCGCATCGTGATGTCCACCGATAACGACAACCCCGCGGGGGCATCGCGGCCATTCGACAAGAACCGCACCGGCTTCGTGTTCGGCGAAGGCGGCGCGCTCATGGTCATCGAGACCGAGGAGCATGCCAAGGCACGCGGGGCCCGGATCTACGCTCGGCTTCTCGGCGCGGGCATCACCTCGGACGGCTTCCACGTAGTGGCACCGCATCCGGACGGCATCGGGGCCGCCAAGGCCATGAACCGGGCTCTGGAAACCGCCGGCCTCGACGCCAAGGACATCGACCACGTCAACGCGCACGCCACCGCGACCAGCGTCGGTGACGTCGCCGAGGGCAGGGCCATTCACAAGTCCGGTCTGCAGCACGCCGCGGTCTACGCACCCAAGGGCGCCCTCGGGCACTCCGTCGGTGCGGTCGGTGCCGTCGAGGCGGTCATCACGGTGAAGTCGTTGCAGGAGGGCATCATTCCGCCCACCCTCAACTACGAAACACCCGATCCGGAGATCGATCTCGACATCGTCAGCAAGGAGCCCCGCAAGGGCGACTACAAGTACGCGGTCAACAACTCGTTCGGGTTCGGTGGCCACAACGTGGCGATCGCCCTCGGCAAGTACTGA
- a CDS encoding class I SAM-dependent methyltransferase, with the protein MTAKVDFSDVEWRSVTWTMLVTLFLRAYESRSPRSILNDRAAAELVDRIDYDWPRIERTTAPRSNQYTVTLRARALDDWTGEFLTAHPDATVLHLGCGLDSRAFRLNLPADVRWFDVDMPEVIAMRRRVIEERTGYRMIASSVTGAAWFDDIPTDRPTLVVAEGLVMYLTEDEIRELLQRITDRFPSGQIVFDAMPPSIVRAQKLFKSSIRSAAQVQGWNRRLRCVEETTPWRLYPLVPSRFLRGIYWAMASLPWLRSFERLYRFSF; encoded by the coding sequence ATGACTGCCAAGGTCGACTTCAGCGATGTCGAATGGAGGTCGGTGACCTGGACCATGCTGGTCACCCTCTTTCTCCGGGCATACGAAAGCCGTTCGCCGCGTTCGATTCTCAATGATCGCGCGGCCGCTGAATTGGTGGATCGCATCGACTACGACTGGCCGCGTATCGAACGCACGACCGCGCCCAGGTCCAACCAGTACACCGTCACACTGCGTGCGCGGGCGCTGGACGACTGGACGGGGGAATTCCTGACGGCCCATCCGGATGCGACCGTGCTGCATCTGGGCTGCGGGCTGGACAGCAGGGCGTTCCGATTGAACCTGCCGGCCGACGTGCGTTGGTTCGACGTCGACATGCCCGAGGTCATCGCGATGCGCCGGCGGGTCATCGAGGAGCGAACCGGCTATCGCATGATCGCCTCGTCGGTGACCGGGGCCGCGTGGTTCGACGATATTCCCACGGATAGACCGACATTGGTCGTTGCCGAGGGTCTGGTGATGTATCTGACCGAGGACGAGATACGGGAGCTTCTGCAGCGGATCACCGATCGATTTCCATCCGGGCAGATCGTGTTCGACGCGATGCCGCCGTCCATTGTGCGGGCGCAGAAGCTGTTCAAGTCTTCGATTCGAAGTGCTGCTCAGGTGCAAGGATGGAACCGGCGCTTGCGATGTGTCGAGGAGACAACTCCATGGCGGCTGTACCCGTTGGTGCCCTCGCGGTTTCTGCGCGGAATCTACTGGGCCATGGCTAGCCTGCCCTGGCTTCGCAGTTTCGAAAGGCTGTACCGCTTCAGTTTCTAG